In Elaeis guineensis isolate ETL-2024a chromosome 1, EG11, whole genome shotgun sequence, a genomic segment contains:
- the LOC105038431 gene encoding isocitrate dehydrogenase [NAD] catalytic subunit 5, mitochondrial has translation MALCRLLQRNSINQISNRVLPCCSQYFSTAASPSETIRATLFPGDGIGPEISESVKQVFSAAGVPIEWEEHFVGDKVDPRTESFLTWESLESVRRNGVGLKGPMATPIGKGHRSLNLTLRKELGLYANVRPCTSLSGYKTRYDDVNLVTIRENTEGEYSGLEHQVVRGVVESLKIITRQASLRVAEYAFHYAKTNGRQRVSAIHKANIMRKTDGLFLKCCREVAEKYPEITYEEVIIDNCCMMLVKNPTLFDVLVMPNLYGDIISDLSAGLIGGLGLTPSCNIGEGGIALAEAVHGSAPDIAGKNLANPTALLLSSVMMLRHLKLNDKADQIQNAILSTIAEGKHRTVDLGGNSSKTDFTKAVCDHL, from the exons ATGGCGCTTTGTCGACTTCTACAGAGGAATTCGATCAACCAGATCTCAAACAGGGTTCTCCCATGTTGCAGTCAATATTTCTCTACCGCTGCTTCTCCAAGCGAAACGATCCGAGCTACTCTCTTTCCTGGTGACGGGATAGGACCCGAGATTTCGGAGTCTGTCAAGCAG GTTTTCAGTGCTGCAGGAGTGCCCATAGAATGGGAAGAACATTTTGTGGGTGACAAAGTGGATCCTAGAACAGAGAGCTTTCTAACATGGGAAAGTCTGGAGTCAGTGCGGAGAAATGGTGTGGGCTTGAAGGGCCCTATggctacacctattggaaagggCCACAggtctttaaaccttactttaagGAAAGAACTTGGTCTCTATGCCAATGTTAGACCTTGCACCAGCCTTTCAGGCTATAAAACTCGATATGATGATGTAAATCTTGTTACAATTCGTGAAAATACGGAAGGGGAGTACAGTGGTCTTGAACACCAG GTGGTGAGAGGTGTTGTAGAAAGTCTTAAGATCATTACCCGTCAGGCAAGTTTAAGGGTGGCAGAATATGCTTTTCATTATGCAAAGACAAATGGCCGACAAAGGGTGTCTGCCATACACAAAGCCAACATCATGAGGAAGACCGATGGTCTGTTTCTTAAG TGCTGCCGTGAGGTTGCTGAGAAGTACCCTGAGATAACTTATGAGGAAGTCATCATTGACAATTGTTGTATGATG CTTGTGAAAAATCCTACTCTATTTGATGTATTGGTGATGCCTAATCTCTATGGAGATATAATTAGTGACCTCAGTGCTGGTTTGATTGGTGGCTTGGGCTTAACTCCCAG TTGCAACATTGGTGAAGGAGGCATTGCTCTGGCAGAAGCTGTACATGGTTCAGCTCCTGATATTGCTGGCAAG AATCTGGCAAATCCCACTGCCCTCTTGCTGAGCTCTGTCATGATGCTACGCCACTTGAAGCTCAATGATAAAGCTGATCAGATCCAGAATGCCATACTTAGCACCATTGCAGAAGGGAAGCATCGGACTGTTGATCTTGGTGGCAACTCATCAAAAACTGATTTTACAAAGGCAGTCTGTGATCATCTCTAA